GAGAACAGCCAGCGCACGTTCCGCCAGCGTGCGGGCTTGGGCGATGATGGCGGGATCGGTGCCGGGTTTGACGGGGATAAGCACGAGCACGGAATCGTCGCTGCCGGCCGGGCGGGCCCATGCTTTGGTTTGGCGTGGGTTGGCCAGCCAGCCGCGCAGGCCGGACGGACGGGGCGGCCATTGCTTGATAGTCAAAGACCGGTTCCGTAGGACGACGATTTTGCTGGAAACCGTTTCGGCTTCGATCGTCAGGCGGCCAGGCGGGAGGTCGTCGGGTAGTCGGACGAGAAAGCCGACGTCGGTGCGCGGCAGGGAAGTAGCCGCAAACTTGGCGGCGAGATCAGGCCGGTCCACACGCTCGCAGATGAAGATGCGTGAATCCACCCGGGCACGCACCTGCACCGCACCGCGCAGTTCCTCGTCGACAAACCAGCCGGCGACAATCGCGGGTGCGTAAACGGTTTTTCGTGGGTTACGCACCGGCGCATCGATATGGAATTGAGTATTCATTCGCGCGATACAGAATGTCCAAGGGCGGAAAAGTGAGCGGCATCGTAGTTGCCGTGCGGTAACAAGGCGACGGCTGGGTGGGTCCGGGTATTTTGACCTTCACCCAAAAACGGAAAATACGTAAGGCCCTGTTTCCAGAGGACGTAGTTGGCACTGAGTTGATCGCGGCGGCTTCCGCGGGACAACTCGGTCCACCACGCGTCGAAAAAGGCGTGGACTTCGGGTCCCTGAGGCCGGACGGCAAAGAGGTTGGATTCGATCAGGCCGTGATTCGCCGGGTAGCCTTCACGCTGGTAAGCGAGCATTTGAGGGACGATATTTTCGGGCCGGTCTTTACCAGTCTGCGCACACACGACGGCCTCCTTGTAAAGGCAGTTGTTAATCGGATGTGGCAGGAAGGCCAGAGACAGGCCGGAGCCGACAAAGCGGCTAAGTTGTTTGTGAAGATCCTCGCGCAGCACAAGGTTGGCATCGAACCACACCACGAGGTCGTAGTCCTTCAGGTGGTGATGGGGATGAAGTTTGACGTGGCGCGCGGCCCGGGTCGGATCGTTTTCTTCCACGTCCATGAGCCGCACTTTGAAGACGCCGTAGCCGTCGGTTGGTCGATCCGTGAAGAGAATATAATCGATATCCGGCGAAAGGAATTCGGGCAACCGGAGTGTGTCGTAGCCGCCCGTGATACAGGTGAAGAATGCGATTTTATTAGAGCGACCTTTAGCCTTTCGATAAGCGACTACACGCTCCGACAAGATCTTAGTGTCGAGGTAAGGATAAAGTTGGCCGGCAGTGTAATCAGAGGGCCAGTCGCGGACAGCCTTACGGATTGCGTTGGCTTCCGCGAACGCGACGGGTTCGCAACGACTCGTCAGCAGAATCAGGGGGCAAACTTGCTCAAGAAGCAGCTCTGGGTGCAGGGCGAAGTAGGCTTCAAAGTTAATGGTGGGATGTGGCCGACGACCTTCTTTCCAGCCATGGGTCAAATAATGGCGCAAGGGGTCGATTGGTTCGGCGGCGACATCGGGATTCTTCGACAGATACCACCGGACATCAAAAAAAGGATGT
This window of the Rariglobus hedericola genome carries:
- a CDS encoding glycosyltransferase domain-containing protein; its protein translation is MSAPKIFRRFLTRNSERSRKNFSATETLINPDELLLKEAFHSAYYLKQLPLLERFSARRAPLNHYLTIGRFKGVNPHPFFDVRWYLSKNPDVAAEPIDPLRHYLTHGWKEGRRPHPTINFEAYFALHPELLLEQVCPLILLTSRCEPVAFAEANAIRKAVRDWPSDYTAGQLYPYLDTKILSERVVAYRKAKGRSNKIAFFTCITGGYDTLRLPEFLSPDIDYILFTDRPTDGYGVFKVRLMDVEENDPTRAARHVKLHPHHHLKDYDLVVWFDANLVLREDLHKQLSRFVGSGLSLAFLPHPINNCLYKEAVVCAQTGKDRPENIVPQMLAYQREGYPANHGLIESNLFAVRPQGPEVHAFFDAWWTELSRGSRRDQLSANYVLWKQGLTYFPFLGEGQNTRTHPAVALLPHGNYDAAHFSALGHSVSRE